In Dehalococcoidia bacterium, a single window of DNA contains:
- the purH gene encoding bifunctional phosphoribosylaminoimidazolecarboxamide formyltransferase/IMP cyclohydrolase (involved in de novo purine biosynthesis): protein MRAILSVWDKAGLVDFARGLNDLGVEIFSTGGTKRALEEAGVPVRGVGEMTGFPEILDGRVKTLHPVVHGGILARRDLESHMTQLSEKGITPIDMVVVNLYPFVQTVSKDGVTLSEALENIDIGGPTMIRAAAKNFPHVLVVVDPADYAPILQKMSSGEIVISERRKLAEKAFQHVATYDTAISRYLRPQDEVFPQEMTFAVKKILDLSYG, encoded by the coding sequence GTGCGCGCTATTTTAAGTGTCTGGGATAAAGCAGGGCTGGTAGATTTTGCCCGCGGGCTAAATGATTTGGGTGTGGAGATATTCAGCACCGGCGGCACCAAGAGAGCACTGGAGGAAGCAGGAGTGCCTGTGCGTGGCGTGGGTGAAATGACCGGATTTCCTGAGATCCTCGACGGCCGGGTGAAGACTCTTCACCCCGTGGTACACGGTGGCATCCTCGCTCGAAGAGACCTGGAGAGCCATATGACACAACTATCGGAAAAAGGAATCACCCCCATCGACATGGTAGTGGTCAACCTATACCCATTCGTACAGACTGTGTCCAAAGATGGAGTGACCCTATCCGAAGCCCTGGAGAATATCGATATAGGCGGACCAACCATGATCCGTGCCGCTGCCAAAAATTTCCCCCACGTCCTTGTGGTGGTCGACCCTGCAGACTACGCCCCAATACTGCAGAAAATGAGTTCCGGTGAAATAGTCATATCGGAGCGAAGGAAATTAGCTGAGAAGGCCTTCCAGCACGTTGCCACTTACGATACTGCGATTTCTCGCTATCTCAGGCCACAGGACGAGGTATTTCCTCAGGAGATGACCTTCGCCGTAAAGAAGATATTAGATTTATCCTACGGT
- the purM gene encoding phosphoribosylformylglycinamidine cyclo-ligase has protein sequence MGAKRGTYRDAGVDIDAADTIVKIARKQAHATITPEVIGDLGFFGGLFELKGYKEPVIVSSTDGVGTKLKIACALDKHDTIGMDLVNHCVNDILTCGATPLFFQDYVAMAKLIPKTLKSIIEGMAHALAEVSCALIGGETAEMPGLYPEGEYDLVGFIVGVVEKRNIIDGSSINTGDTIIGLPSSGLHTNGYSLVRKIFQINENPSCLNQFFPELNRTLGEELLEPHRCYYLSLNPLLPQIKGLAHITGGGMPGNLPRILPKGLAAIIERGAWEAPPIFSLIQKKGDIDDQEMYRVFNMGIGMAVVTAPGDAAMLIREIPGARLIGEVIKQKEGKRVVI, from the coding sequence TTGGGTGCCAAGAGAGGAACCTATCGAGACGCAGGTGTGGACATCGATGCTGCAGACACAATAGTAAAGATTGCACGCAAACAGGCACATGCCACAATTACTCCCGAGGTCATAGGTGACCTCGGTTTTTTTGGTGGGCTCTTTGAGCTCAAGGGATATAAGGAGCCGGTTATTGTCTCCAGCACCGACGGGGTGGGCACAAAGCTGAAGATTGCCTGTGCCCTGGATAAGCATGATACTATAGGCATGGACTTGGTAAACCACTGCGTAAACGATATCCTGACCTGCGGCGCTACTCCCCTCTTCTTCCAGGACTATGTCGCCATGGCCAAGCTGATCCCTAAGACCCTGAAAAGCATTATCGAAGGGATGGCTCATGCATTGGCCGAGGTGAGTTGCGCTCTGATAGGCGGCGAGACCGCCGAGATGCCGGGGCTCTACCCCGAAGGGGAATACGACCTTGTTGGGTTCATCGTTGGTGTGGTAGAAAAAAGAAACATCATCGATGGGAGTTCGATAAATACTGGTGATACCATTATCGGCCTACCCTCGAGCGGCCTCCACACCAATGGTTATTCCCTGGTGCGGAAGATATTCCAGATTAATGAAAACCCCTCATGTCTGAACCAGTTCTTTCCCGAACTCAATCGTACTCTGGGAGAGGAATTACTGGAGCCCCATCGATGCTATTATCTATCGCTCAACCCGTTGCTTCCTCAAATCAAGGGGCTTGCCCATATCACCGGAGGTGGCATGCCGGGAAACCTGCCCCGTATCCTTCCAAAGGGCCTAGCGGCTATAATCGAGCGGGGGGCTTGGGAAGCCCCGCCTATCTTCTCTTTGATTCAAAAAAAGGGCGACATCGATGACCAAGAGATGTACCGCGTGTTCAACATGGGTATAGGCATGGCCGTAGTTACTGCCCCCGGAGACGCGGCCATGCTAATCAGAGAGATACCGGGCGCCAGGCTCATCGGCGAGGTGATAAAGCAAAAGGAGGGGAAGCGGGTAGTCATATAG
- the purF gene encoding amidophosphoribosyltransferase, which translates to MKECCALFGVYAPGDDVARLTFFGLYSLQHRGQESSGIATADGKQIHVHTKMGLVAQAFDERVLSQLGGDIAIGHNRYSTTGSSRAGNAQPIVVEGPAGRLALGHNGNIVNVRELRQQLEEQGYTFTTTTDSEIIAYLILSSTRKTWAERIRHAMKRLVGAYSLVLLTEDALYGVRDPLGVRPLCLGKLNGGWVLSSESCALDHIGAQFIRDIEPGEIVVINTKGLRSYKDRRNTTKRALCIFEYIYFARPDSLIAGRRVYSAREAMGAKLAQEYPVAADMVIGVPDSATTAGIGYSQASGIPFTEGLLKNRYVGRTFIEPDQRIRELGVKLKFNPMPERLEGKSVVLVDDSIVRGTTTPRVISLLRRGGVKEVHMRICAPPIRHPCFLGVDMASSWELIAAYKEVPEIAQFIGADTLGYLSMEGLIESIALPRELFCLACFTGDYPVPVQLGMDKLALEPLKE; encoded by the coding sequence ATGAAAGAGTGCTGCGCCCTTTTCGGGGTCTATGCACCGGGCGATGATGTAGCCAGGCTCACCTTCTTTGGTCTATACTCCCTCCAACACCGTGGCCAGGAGAGCTCTGGCATCGCCACCGCCGATGGGAAGCAGATTCATGTGCACACCAAGATGGGTTTGGTAGCTCAGGCTTTCGATGAGAGGGTACTGAGCCAACTCGGTGGCGACATAGCCATCGGACATAATCGGTATTCTACCACTGGCTCCAGCCGTGCCGGTAACGCCCAGCCCATTGTGGTCGAGGGCCCAGCAGGCAGGCTCGCCCTGGGGCACAACGGCAACATCGTAAATGTCAGAGAGTTGCGCCAGCAGCTTGAGGAGCAGGGCTATACCTTCACCACCACCACAGACTCTGAGATTATCGCCTACCTGATTCTCTCCTCTACCAGAAAGACATGGGCCGAGCGGATCCGACATGCTATGAAGAGGCTGGTAGGTGCCTATTCCCTTGTTCTCCTGACCGAGGATGCTCTATACGGGGTTCGCGACCCGCTCGGGGTTCGCCCCCTTTGCCTAGGTAAACTCAATGGTGGTTGGGTGCTCTCCTCGGAAAGCTGTGCCCTGGACCATATCGGGGCTCAATTCATACGTGATATCGAGCCAGGTGAGATAGTGGTCATTAATACCAAAGGGCTACGAAGTTACAAGGACAGGAGAAACACCACAAAGCGGGCCTTATGCATTTTCGAATACATCTACTTCGCCCGACCCGATAGCCTGATCGCCGGGCGCCGTGTCTATTCGGCGAGGGAGGCAATGGGGGCAAAGCTTGCCCAAGAGTACCCGGTAGCTGCCGACATGGTGATCGGAGTCCCAGACTCGGCCACCACCGCCGGTATTGGCTACTCCCAGGCGTCGGGCATCCCCTTTACGGAGGGGCTGTTAAAAAATCGCTACGTCGGACGCACCTTCATCGAGCCCGATCAGCGAATCAGGGAGCTTGGCGTTAAACTCAAGTTCAATCCAATGCCGGAGAGGCTGGAGGGAAAGAGTGTGGTGCTGGTTGATGATAGCATCGTCAGGGGCACCACTACACCGCGGGTGATCTCTCTACTCAGGCGAGGTGGCGTTAAGGAGGTACATATGCGCATCTGCGCACCACCAATTCGGCACCCCTGCTTCCTTGGGGTGGATATGGCTAGCAGTTGGGAACTAATTGCCGCCTACAAAGAGGTCCCCGAGATCGCCCAGTTTATCGGCGCTGACACTCTTGGCTACCTGAGCATGGAAGGGCTCATCGAATCGATTGCTCTTCCCAGGGAGCTATTCTGTCTCGCCTGTTTCACCGGCGATTATCCGGTGCCGGTGCAGCTAGGTATGGATAAGCTGGCTCTGGAGCCTCTCAAGGAGTGA
- a CDS encoding alpha/beta fold hydrolase, with protein MQHQFISFQSDGIELRGQVYIPYPQYSKPVPALCLCHGIPRGGPPDLGDPGYPALAQRFSRNGFLTAIFNFRGTGDSEGNFDIAGWTRDLVAALDYLCHRSEVDIGRISVMGFSAGAAVSVYVASQDFRVCSVIICACPTYFHFADDSQSADSAIAQFRHAGIIKDSGFPPSVADWMAGFNKVKPIEWIENISPRPLLIIHGTQDDVVYPSSARELYERAGEPKQIMMIDGAGHRLRLEERAMDCALNWLTARNFID; from the coding sequence ATGCAGCACCAGTTTATATCTTTCCAATCGGATGGCATTGAACTTAGGGGCCAGGTCTATATTCCATATCCGCAGTATTCGAAACCTGTACCCGCTCTATGCCTGTGCCACGGCATTCCTAGGGGTGGTCCCCCTGACCTTGGCGATCCAGGCTATCCAGCTCTTGCCCAAAGGTTCTCTCGGAACGGGTTTTTAACTGCCATATTTAACTTCAGGGGGACAGGCGATAGCGAGGGCAACTTCGATATTGCCGGGTGGACCCGGGACCTGGTGGCTGCGCTTGATTATCTTTGCCACAGGAGTGAGGTGGATATAGGCAGAATTTCCGTCATGGGCTTTAGCGCTGGCGCTGCTGTATCCGTATATGTTGCCTCCCAGGACTTTAGGGTTTGCTCCGTCATAATCTGTGCCTGCCCCACCTATTTTCATTTCGCTGACGACAGCCAGAGCGCAGATTCCGCCATCGCGCAATTTCGCCATGCCGGTATCATCAAGGACAGTGGTTTTCCGCCATCGGTAGCTGATTGGATGGCTGGCTTTAACAAGGTGAAACCCATTGAGTGGATCGAAAATATTTCACCGAGACCGCTACTTATTATCCATGGTACACAGGACGACGTAGTGTACCCCTCGAGCGCCCGGGAACTCTATGAGCGGGCGGGTGAACCCAAGCAGATCATGATGATAGATGGGGCCGGGCACCGGCTTCGCCTTGAGGAGCGGGCAATGGATTGCGCGCTAAACTGGCTCACCGCCCGAAACTTTATAGATTGA
- a CDS encoding TlyA family RNA methyltransferase, with product MTVTPVRLMLNLMKRRLDLLLVERGLTESMVKANALIMAGDVLVNERVIDRPATQVSEDVLIRLRHKPPFVSRGGIKLAHALDLFHIDVSSLVALDVGASTGGFTDCLLKRGASRVYALDVGYGQLDYRLRVEPRVVIMERLNARYPFALPEPVDLATVDLSFISLEKVVPNVTKLVKPEGNLICLVKPQFELGRAQVGRGGLVKDPLLHARALGRFISWAIEWCGVEVGESEQSMSRECEKGFRLIGLTPSPITGASGNREFFVLLKV from the coding sequence TTGACTGTTACCCCAGTGAGGCTTATGCTAAACCTGATGAAGCGTCGTCTCGATCTGCTTCTGGTAGAACGCGGACTGACAGAGAGCATGGTCAAGGCAAACGCCCTGATTATGGCAGGCGATGTTCTGGTCAATGAGAGGGTAATCGACAGACCAGCCACCCAGGTGAGCGAGGATGTCCTCATCCGCCTGCGCCATAAGCCTCCCTTCGTGAGCAGAGGGGGCATTAAGCTAGCCCATGCCCTGGATTTGTTTCACATAGATGTCAGTTCACTGGTGGCTCTCGATGTCGGCGCATCAACCGGGGGATTCACCGACTGTCTGCTGAAACGTGGGGCGAGCAGGGTATATGCCCTCGATGTTGGCTATGGACAGCTAGACTACCGATTGAGGGTAGAACCCCGGGTGGTTATCATGGAACGGTTGAACGCTCGCTATCCCTTCGCACTGCCCGAACCGGTCGATCTGGCGACCGTAGACCTATCCTTCATCTCCCTGGAGAAGGTAGTGCCCAATGTTACTAAATTGGTAAAGCCAGAGGGTAATTTAATCTGCCTGGTGAAGCCCCAGTTTGAGTTAGGACGGGCTCAAGTGGGCAGGGGAGGACTGGTCAAGGATCCCTTGCTTCACGCCCGCGCCCTGGGGAGATTTATCTCCTGGGCTATCGAATGGTGTGGGGTGGAAGTGGGTGAGAGCGAACAAAGTATGAGCAGGGAATGCGAAAAAGGGTTTAGGCTCATCGGGCTTACCCCATCTCCCATCACGGGGGCGTCGGGAAACCGCGAGTTTTTCGTTCTATTGAAGGTGTAG
- a CDS encoding integrase core domain-containing protein, with translation MKGLYNGCTMSVYSSVIPGARRLAGLGVELSKPARQRLKWFDYYNSHGHNARLTCRYFGISPQTFYRWKNRYDPLYLQSLGDRSRRPKHLRQPTWSIELAQAVLRLREEYPRWGKDKLVILLREQGCQVSTSMVGRIIHQLKERGVLREPVRNHVSAHRRGLKRPYAVRKPKDYEVTQPGGLIQLDTLDIRPLPGVVLKHLTARDITSRWDVVDVYRRATASTAAHFLDKLESRAPFPLKAIQVDGGSEFEAVFEQECQRRNIKLFVLPPHSPKLNGHVERAHRTHVEEFYEVTDSSFDIAELRAKLLEWESIYNTIRPHQSLGYLTPLKFIERWKESQGKEVMCH, from the coding sequence ATGAAAGGGTTGTATAATGGCTGCACTATGAGCGTATATAGCAGCGTGATCCCCGGGGCCAGACGCCTGGCGGGTCTTGGGGTAGAGCTATCTAAACCAGCCAGGCAGAGACTCAAATGGTTTGACTACTATAACTCACATGGTCACAATGCTCGCCTCACCTGCCGGTATTTCGGGATCAGCCCCCAGACCTTCTACCGCTGGAAGAACCGCTACGATCCCCTTTACCTGCAAAGCTTAGGGGATCGCTCACGCCGGCCTAAGCACCTGCGCCAGCCTACCTGGTCGATAGAGCTAGCCCAGGCAGTGCTAAGGTTAAGGGAGGAGTACCCCCGCTGGGGCAAGGATAAGCTGGTGATACTCCTGCGGGAGCAGGGCTGTCAGGTATCAACCTCCATGGTGGGAAGGATCATTCACCAACTCAAAGAGCGTGGAGTGCTCAGAGAACCTGTTAGGAACCATGTTTCTGCCCATAGGCGAGGGCTTAAGCGACCATATGCGGTGAGGAAGCCCAAAGACTATGAGGTTACTCAACCGGGGGGTCTGATCCAGCTGGATACCCTGGATATTCGGCCTCTGCCTGGGGTAGTGCTCAAACACCTTACTGCTCGGGATATAACCTCTCGCTGGGATGTAGTGGACGTCTATAGAAGGGCCACCGCCTCTACTGCCGCCCACTTCTTGGACAAACTGGAAAGTAGAGCTCCCTTCCCGCTGAAGGCCATACAAGTGGATGGAGGTTCTGAGTTTGAGGCTGTCTTTGAGCAGGAGTGTCAAAGGAGAAATATCAAGCTCTTCGTATTGCCGCCACACTCACCTAAGCTCAACGGCCATGTGGAGCGGGCTCACCGTACACATGTAGAGGAGTTCTACGAGGTGACCGATAGTTCCTTCGATATTGCCGAACTGAGGGCTAAACTCCTAGAATGGGAGAGTATATATAATACTATAAGGCCACATCAATCCCTGGGCTACCTCACTCCGCTTAAGTTTATAGAACGCTGGAAAGAATCTCAAGGAAAGGAGGTCATGTGTCACTAA
- the rpsL gene encoding 30S ribosomal protein S12, which translates to MPTVNQLVRKGRKKAGTKTKTPALHYTYNALKGRMLQVDGCPQRRGVCTQVKTATPKKPNSALRKVARVRLTNGMEVTAYIPGEGHTLQEHSVVLLRGGRVRDLPGVRYHIIRGALDTGGVENRQRGRSKYGTKRPKRSGGE; encoded by the coding sequence GTGCCTACCGTTAACCAACTGGTTCGTAAGGGGCGTAAGAAGGCAGGAACTAAGACCAAGACGCCGGCACTGCATTATACTTACAATGCGCTAAAGGGGCGGATGCTGCAAGTGGATGGATGTCCACAGAGGCGAGGTGTTTGCACCCAGGTCAAGACGGCAACACCAAAGAAACCCAACTCAGCATTGCGCAAGGTGGCACGCGTTCGGCTAACTAATGGGATGGAGGTGACTGCCTATATACCTGGTGAGGGTCATACCCTTCAAGAGCACTCGGTAGTCCTACTTCGGGGTGGTCGTGTAAGGGATCTGCCTGGGGTGAGGTATCACATTATTAGGGGTGCTCTGGATACAGGTGGTGTGGAGAATAGGCAGCGGGGACGCAGCAAGTATGGGACGAAGCGGCCCAAGCGCTCCGGCGGAGAGTAA